In Lactiplantibacillus pentosus, the sequence GCTTACAGCCCGATTGGATACTACGGCAAGGTCAACGGCAACGCGTTGGAACATTTAGCCGGGGCAGTCTATAGTCAGGAGCCGAGTGCCATGACAGTCGGTGAGTTCGCCAAACCAGAATTGGGTGAACGGGTGCTCGATTTATGTGCTGCGCCAGGCGGCAAAACGACCCACTTACTCAGCTATTTACAACAAACCGGCTTATTAGTCTCTAATGAGATCAATCCCAAACGGGTGACGGCACTGGGTGATAACGTTGAACGTTATGGCGCCCGTAATACCGTGATTACCAACGCAACACCTGCAGCACTCGCAAAGGAGCTCCCTGGATTTTTTGACCGCATTTTAGTCGACGCACCGTGTTCTGGTGAAGGGATGTTTCGTAAGGATCACGATGCCGTCCAATATTGGACACCCGACTATCCAGCCGAATGTGCCACTCGGCAGCGTGAGATCTTGACTGAGGCGGTCAAGATGCTGAAGCCCGGTGGCCATTTGATTTATTCGACCTGTACGTTTGCGCCGGAAGAAGACGAGCAGATGATGGCCTGGCTGCTGGCGACCCACCCAGAATTCGAACTGGAAGCTCTGCCCAAGACCGCGGGCATTGCGGATGCGCGACCAGAGTGGGCTGATGGCAATCCAGAGTTAGCCAAGGCGGCCCGGTTATTCCCACACTTGATGCGTGGCGAAGGCCATTTTATCGCCAAGTTGCATTATCGCGGCACCGACACGGTCAAAGC encodes:
- a CDS encoding RsmB/NOP family class I SAM-dependent RNA methyltransferase, with translation MQLPAAFIQKYQDLLGDEAPAFLAAFDGPVEKGFRVNPNKATTDAMHAKMDAPIAYSPIGYYGKVNGNALEHLAGAVYSQEPSAMTVGEFAKPELGERVLDLCAAPGGKTTHLLSYLQQTGLLVSNEINPKRVTALGDNVERYGARNTVITNATPAALAKELPGFFDRILVDAPCSGEGMFRKDHDAVQYWTPDYPAECATRQREILTEAVKMLKPGGHLIYSTCTFAPEEDEQMMAWLLATHPEFELEALPKTAGIADARPEWADGNPELAKAARLFPHLMRGEGHFIAKLHYRGTDTVKAKKVVREQLSAPQRQLWQAFERQQGLTSLSGLVLQAHGDQLYGVPELMPVLRKVKVFRPGILLGTFKKNRFEPSYALALASDGLGMTTVSISRDQWQQYVHGETFDLATSAETGFHVLVCDGLPVGYGKIVGKTVKNFFPKGLRFLATPENTEL